A stretch of Pseudomonas sp. LRP2-20 DNA encodes these proteins:
- a CDS encoding LysR family transcriptional regulator, giving the protein MEFKQLRSFIEVVHRGGFTQAAQTLHISQSAVSKQVAQLEQDVGQPLLERQASQLHLTAAGRIVLDRGEALLRQRQALLSELDDLSQMARGELRLGLPLLGSDALFAGLFAEYRRRHPNIAIQLLEGGSRSIEQAVRSGELELGGSLTPSDPAFEYQPFCNEPLDALLPAGHALAGLDQVNLKQLADTPFLLYQRSFVLNDRLLKACQQQGFTPKEGGRSGQADFLVALVAAGQGVVLLPRVVAKALERPGVVRLPLKAPTYLRWDIAFIWRRGAYLSRAAQAWLELLREMN; this is encoded by the coding sequence ATGGAATTCAAACAGCTGCGCAGCTTCATCGAAGTGGTCCATCGCGGCGGCTTTACCCAAGCCGCGCAGACCTTGCATATCAGCCAGTCAGCCGTGAGCAAGCAGGTCGCCCAGCTCGAGCAAGATGTGGGCCAGCCGCTGCTCGAGCGCCAGGCCTCGCAGCTGCATCTGACAGCGGCCGGGCGCATCGTGCTGGATCGCGGCGAGGCGCTGCTGCGCCAGCGTCAAGCGTTGCTCAGCGAGCTCGACGACCTCAGCCAGATGGCGCGCGGCGAACTGCGCCTGGGTTTGCCGCTGCTGGGCAGCGATGCCTTGTTCGCCGGGTTGTTCGCCGAATACCGCAGGCGTCATCCGAACATCGCCATTCAGCTGCTTGAAGGCGGCAGCCGCAGCATCGAGCAGGCGGTAAGAAGTGGCGAGCTGGAACTGGGCGGCAGCCTCACGCCGAGCGACCCGGCGTTCGAATACCAGCCGTTCTGCAATGAACCGCTGGATGCCTTGCTACCCGCCGGGCATGCGCTGGCCGGCCTGGACCAGGTGAACCTGAAGCAGCTGGCGGATACGCCGTTCCTGCTCTACCAGCGCAGCTTCGTGCTCAACGACCGCTTGCTCAAGGCTTGCCAGCAGCAGGGTTTTACCCCGAAAGAAGGTGGCCGCAGCGGCCAGGCGGACTTCCTGGTGGCGCTGGTCGCGGCCGGCCAGGGCGTGGTGCTGCTGCCCCGTGTGGTGGCAAAAGCACTGGAACGCCCCGGGGTGGTGCGGCTGCCGCTGAAGGCGCCGACGTATCTACGCTGGGATATCGCCTTCATCTGGCGGCGTGGAGCCTACCTGTCGCGAGCGGCGCAGGCCTGGCTCGAATTGCTGCGGGAAATGAACTGA
- a CDS encoding LrgB family protein, which translates to MSLEPMPLFWLALTLAAYLASRWLYRRTGRYLMSPLILVPALLLAVAVPLHTAYAEYSRNTHWLMGVLGPVTVAFAVPIWQQRAMLARHWPALLVGMVAGSAASIASSWSLAHLLALDDAISLSLVPRSITTPFAMPLAHDLGGVPELTAVFVMFTGVLGAMFGGVLLRWLPLRTPLARGALFGVGAHGAGVSRAQEVGREEGSVAGLVMVLTGLLNLFAAPLLTMLL; encoded by the coding sequence ATGAGTCTTGAACCCATGCCGCTGTTCTGGCTGGCACTGACCTTGGCGGCCTACCTGGCCAGCCGCTGGTTGTATCGGCGCACCGGGCGCTACCTGATGTCGCCACTGATCCTGGTCCCGGCCTTGCTGCTTGCAGTGGCGGTGCCGCTGCACACCGCCTATGCCGAGTACTCGCGCAACACGCATTGGCTGATGGGTGTGCTGGGCCCGGTGACCGTGGCCTTCGCCGTGCCGATCTGGCAGCAGCGGGCGATGCTTGCACGGCATTGGCCGGCGTTGCTGGTGGGCATGGTGGCGGGCAGTGCGGCATCGATCGCCAGCTCATGGAGCCTGGCGCACCTGCTGGCGCTGGACGACGCGATCAGCCTGTCGCTGGTGCCGCGTTCGATCACCACGCCGTTCGCCATGCCGTTGGCCCATGACCTGGGCGGCGTACCGGAGCTGACGGCCGTGTTCGTGATGTTCACCGGGGTGCTGGGGGCCATGTTCGGCGGCGTGCTGCTGCGCTGGTTGCCGCTGCGTACACCGCTGGCGCGGGGGGCACTGTTCGGGGTTGGCGCGCATGGTGCCGGGGTCAGCCGGGCCCAGGAGGTGGGCCGTGAAGAAGGCTCGGTTGCCGGCCTGGTGATGGTGCTCACCGGCCTGCTCAACCTGTTCGCCGCACCGTTGCTGACGATGCTGCTGTGA
- a CDS encoding alpha/beta fold hydrolase — translation MPMAEIPLRVWRTRGQSFSFRGQSIRYWTAGQGEPLLLLHGFPTASWDWHYLWAPLAQRYRVVACDMLGFGDSAKPLNHRYSLMEQADLQQALLAHLQIDQPVHLLAHDYGGSVAQELLSRHHEQRAEVASCVFLNSGLFPESCQVLLVQKLLLSRLGWLVGRSFRREDLVRNVTQIYGPCTHPSESALDDCWSLIAANSGTRILHKLVGYLPERRLHRERWVGALQREGVPLRFINGVVDPVSGARMVERYRQLVPNPDTVQLQGIGHYPHTEAPVQVLRHYLAFREQLLSYLPQSVAWS, via the coding sequence ATGCCTATGGCCGAGATTCCATTGCGCGTCTGGCGTACCCGGGGGCAGAGTTTTTCATTCCGGGGCCAGAGCATCCGCTACTGGACCGCAGGGCAAGGAGAGCCCCTGCTTCTGTTGCATGGATTTCCCACCGCCAGTTGGGACTGGCACTACCTGTGGGCACCCCTGGCCCAGCGCTACCGGGTGGTTGCCTGCGACATGCTCGGCTTTGGCGATTCCGCCAAGCCGCTCAATCACCGTTACAGCCTGATGGAACAAGCGGACCTGCAACAGGCGTTGCTGGCCCACCTGCAGATTGACCAGCCCGTGCATCTGCTGGCGCACGACTACGGTGGCAGCGTGGCTCAGGAGCTGCTGTCGCGGCACCACGAGCAGCGTGCCGAAGTCGCCAGTTGCGTGTTTCTCAACAGCGGCCTGTTCCCGGAAAGCTGCCAGGTGCTGCTGGTCCAGAAACTGCTGCTCAGCCGCCTCGGCTGGCTGGTGGGGCGATCGTTCAGGCGCGAAGACCTGGTGCGCAACGTCACCCAGATCTACGGCCCATGTACCCACCCCAGCGAAAGCGCACTGGATGACTGCTGGAGCCTGATCGCCGCCAATTCCGGCACGCGTATCCTGCACAAGCTGGTGGGTTACCTGCCCGAGCGCAGGCTGCATCGCGAGCGCTGGGTGGGTGCGTTGCAACGTGAAGGGGTGCCGCTGCGCTTTATCAACGGCGTGGTCGACCCGGTATCCGGTGCACGCATGGTCGAACGTTACCGGCAACTGGTGCCAAACCCCGACACCGTGCAGTTGCAGGGCATCGGCCATTATCCGCATACCGAAGCGCCCGTGCAGGTGTTGCGCCACTACCTGGCCTTTCGCGAACAGCTGCTGAGCTACCTGCCGCAGAGCGTCGCCTGGTCCTGA
- a CDS encoding DUF1244 domain-containing protein: MTEQQQLELEAAAFRRLVEHLQKRTDVQNIDLMNLSGFCRNCLSKWYKAAADERQVDISLDDAREAVYGMPYAEWKAQYQKEASAEQQAAFEQGKPRD, encoded by the coding sequence ATGACTGAGCAACAACAGCTCGAACTTGAAGCCGCCGCATTCCGGCGCCTGGTCGAACACCTGCAGAAACGCACCGACGTGCAGAACATCGACCTGATGAACCTCTCCGGCTTCTGCCGCAACTGCCTGTCCAAGTGGTACAAGGCCGCCGCCGACGAGCGCCAGGTCGACATCAGCCTGGATGACGCCCGCGAAGCGGTGTACGGCATGCCCTACGCCGAGTGGAAAGCCCAATACCAGAAAGAAGCCAGCGCCGAGCAGCAAGCGGCGTTTGAACAAGGAAAACCTCGTGACTGA
- the hmgA gene encoding homogentisate 1,2-dioxygenase — MNRDTSPDLQYLSGFGNEFASEALPGALPVGQNSPQKAPYGLYAELLSGTAFTMARSELRRTWLYRIRPSALHPRFERLQRQPLNGPSGAVTPNRLRWNPQPIPSEPTDFIEGWLPMVANSAAEKPAGVSIYIYRANRSMERVFFNADGELLLVPEQGRLRIASELGVMDVEPLEIAVIPRGMKFRVELPDGQARGYIAENHGAPLRLPDLGPIGSNGLANPRDFLTPVAHYEEAEGPVQLVQKFLGEHWACELQHSPLDVVAWHGSNVPYKYDLRRFNTLGTVSFDHPDPSIFTVLTSPTSVHGMANMDFVIFPPRWMVAENTFRPPWFHRNLMNEFMGLISGAYDAKAEGFLPGGASLHGVMSAHGPDAETCEKAIAAELAPHKIDNTMAFMFETSQVLRPSLQALDSPQLQADYDSCWATLPSTFNPNRR, encoded by the coding sequence ATGAACCGCGACACGTCCCCCGACCTTCAGTACCTGAGCGGCTTCGGCAACGAATTCGCCAGCGAAGCATTGCCCGGTGCCCTGCCGGTCGGGCAGAACTCGCCACAGAAAGCCCCCTATGGCCTGTATGCCGAACTGCTGTCGGGCACGGCGTTCACCATGGCCCGCAGCGAACTGCGCCGCACCTGGCTGTACCGCATCCGCCCGTCGGCCCTGCACCCACGCTTCGAGCGCCTGCAGCGCCAGCCATTGAACGGCCCGTCGGGCGCGGTCACGCCCAACCGCCTGCGCTGGAACCCGCAGCCAATCCCCAGTGAGCCAACCGATTTCATCGAAGGCTGGCTGCCGATGGTGGCCAACTCGGCCGCCGAAAAGCCGGCCGGGGTCAGTATCTATATCTACCGCGCCAACCGTTCCATGGAGCGGGTGTTCTTCAATGCTGACGGTGAGCTGCTGCTGGTGCCGGAGCAAGGCCGCCTGCGCATCGCCAGCGAGCTGGGCGTGATGGACGTCGAACCACTGGAAATCGCCGTGATTCCGCGCGGCATGAAGTTCCGCGTCGAGCTGCCCGATGGCCAGGCCCGCGGCTACATCGCCGAAAACCACGGCGCGCCGCTGCGCCTGCCTGACCTGGGGCCGATCGGCAGCAATGGCCTGGCCAACCCGCGTGATTTCCTCACCCCGGTGGCACACTACGAAGAAGCCGAAGGGCCGGTGCAACTGGTGCAGAAGTTCCTCGGTGAGCACTGGGCCTGCGAGCTGCAGCACTCGCCACTGGACGTGGTCGCCTGGCATGGCAGCAACGTGCCCTACAAGTACGACCTGCGCCGCTTCAACACCCTCGGCACGGTCAGCTTCGACCATCCAGACCCGTCGATCTTCACCGTGCTGACGTCACCGACCAGCGTGCACGGCATGGCCAACATGGATTTCGTGATCTTCCCGCCGCGCTGGATGGTGGCCGAGAACACCTTCCGGCCCCCATGGTTCCATCGCAACCTGATGAACGAGTTCATGGGCCTGATCAGCGGTGCCTACGATGCCAAGGCCGAAGGCTTCCTGCCTGGCGGTGCCTCGCTGCACGGGGTGATGAGCGCCCACGGGCCGGATGCCGAGACCTGCGAGAAGGCCATCGCCGCCGAGCTGGCACCGCACAAGATCGACAACACCATGGCTTTCATGTTCGAGACCAGCCAGGTGCTGCGCCCGAGCCTGCAGGCACTCGACAGCCCGCAATTGCAGGCCGACTACGATAGTTGCTGGGCCACCTTGCCGAGCACCTTCAACCCGAACCGGAGATAA
- a CDS encoding PAS domain S-box protein, whose protein sequence is MINAQLLQSMVDASNDGIVVAEQEGDDTILIYVNAAFERLTGYSRDEILYQDCRFLQADDRDQLGRARIRKALAEGRPCREVLRNYRKDGSAFWNELSITPVKHDADRRTYFIGIQKDVSRQVELERELAEMHVRRNPDERT, encoded by the coding sequence ATGATCAACGCGCAGCTGTTGCAATCGATGGTCGACGCATCCAACGACGGAATCGTGGTCGCCGAGCAGGAAGGTGACGACACCATCCTGATCTACGTGAATGCGGCCTTCGAACGCCTGACCGGCTACAGCCGTGACGAGATCCTGTACCAGGATTGCCGCTTCCTGCAGGCCGATGATCGCGATCAGCTGGGCCGGGCACGCATTCGCAAGGCCCTGGCCGAAGGGCGTCCCTGCCGTGAAGTGCTGCGCAACTACCGCAAGGATGGCAGCGCGTTCTGGAACGAGCTGTCGATCACCCCGGTGAAGCACGATGCCGATCGGCGCACCTATTTCATCGGCATCCAGAAAGATGTCAGCCGCCAGGTCGAACTTGAGCGCGAACTGGCAGAAATGCACGTTCGTCGGAATCCCGACGAACGTACCTGA
- a CDS encoding flavodoxin yields the protein MKVAIISGSVYGTAEEVARHAESLLKAAGLEAWHAARATQQDLEGFAPEALLAVTSTTGMGELPDNLMPLYSSIRDTLPAAWRGLPGAVIALGDSSYGDTYCGGGEQMRELFAELGVREVLPMLKLDASETVTPEADAEPWLAELAQALKA from the coding sequence ATGAAAGTCGCCATTATTTCCGGCTCGGTGTACGGCACCGCCGAAGAAGTCGCCCGGCATGCCGAGTCGTTGCTCAAGGCTGCAGGCCTAGAAGCCTGGCATGCTGCCCGCGCTACCCAGCAGGATCTCGAAGGTTTTGCCCCTGAAGCGTTGCTCGCCGTGACCTCGACCACCGGCATGGGTGAGTTGCCGGATAACCTGATGCCGCTGTACAGCAGCATTCGCGACACCCTGCCTGCGGCCTGGCGTGGGCTGCCGGGCGCGGTGATCGCCCTGGGGGATTCGAGCTATGGCGATACGTATTGTGGCGGTGGTGAGCAGATGCGCGAGCTGTTCGCCGAACTGGGGGTACGGGAAGTGCTGCCGATGCTGAAGCTCGATGCCAGTGAGACCGTGACCCCTGAGGCTGATGCCGAGCCTTGGCTGGCAGAGCTTGCTCAAGCACTGAAAGCCTGA
- a CDS encoding SDR family oxidoreductase, protein MSEPVSLQDRVVIVTGAGGGLGRAHALLFAARGAQVVVNDLGGSTQGEGANASAADKVVAEIRAAGGTAVANHDSVGDGARIVEQALDSFGRVDVLVNNAGILRDKAFHKMDDSDWELVYKVHVEGAFKVTRAAWPHLREQNWGRVIFTASTSGIYGNFGQANYGMAKLGLYGLTRTLAIEGRKHGVLVNAIAPTGGTRMTEGLIPPQVFERLRPELISPLVVYLCSDQCQDSGELFEVGGGWVGKVRWERSLGVGFDPGQGFTPEQVAQNWAQIGDFAGAVHPRDNLQALQQMMANLQK, encoded by the coding sequence ATGAGCGAGCCGGTAAGTCTGCAAGACCGTGTAGTGATCGTCACCGGAGCCGGTGGCGGCCTGGGCCGCGCCCACGCCCTGCTGTTCGCCGCACGTGGCGCCCAGGTCGTGGTCAACGACCTGGGCGGTTCGACCCAGGGTGAGGGGGCCAATGCATCGGCTGCCGACAAGGTGGTGGCCGAAATCCGCGCAGCCGGAGGCACGGCGGTGGCCAACCACGACTCGGTGGGTGATGGTGCGCGCATCGTCGAACAGGCACTGGACAGTTTCGGCAGGGTCGATGTGCTGGTGAACAACGCCGGCATCCTGCGCGACAAAGCCTTTCACAAGATGGACGACAGCGATTGGGAGCTGGTCTACAAGGTCCACGTCGAAGGCGCCTTCAAGGTCACCCGGGCTGCCTGGCCACACCTGCGCGAGCAGAACTGGGGGCGGGTGATCTTCACCGCATCGACCTCGGGTATCTACGGCAACTTTGGCCAGGCCAACTATGGCATGGCCAAGCTGGGGCTGTATGGCCTGACCCGGACCCTGGCCATTGAGGGTCGCAAGCATGGCGTGCTGGTCAATGCCATCGCGCCGACCGGCGGCACGCGCATGACCGAGGGGTTGATACCACCGCAGGTGTTCGAGCGGCTCAGGCCCGAGTTGATCAGCCCACTGGTGGTGTACCTGTGCAGCGACCAGTGCCAGGACAGCGGCGAATTGTTCGAGGTGGGCGGTGGCTGGGTGGGCAAGGTGCGCTGGGAGCGCAGCCTGGGTGTCGGCTTCGATCCTGGCCAAGGGTTCACCCCCGAGCAGGTCGCGCAAAACTGGGCGCAGATCGGTGATTTCGCCGGGGCGGTGCACCCGCGCGACAACCTGCAGGCGTTGCAGCAGATGATGGCCAACCTGCAGAAATAA
- a CDS encoding antibiotic biosynthesis monooxygenase produces the protein MSTPPVTLMVSRRAAHGRYQDLLAWLHEGEQLATDFPGYLGSGILAPPRDSDEFQIIFRFSDEPTLHAWEHSASRRAWLARGNGLFERPKERRVSGIDDWFGTNMVQKPPRWKQAVAIWLAFFPVSLLFNVVFGQWLSTLELLPRVMLSTLALTPVMVYLFIPLSTRLLANWLHATPSASPALRSR, from the coding sequence ATGTCTACCCCACCCGTCACCCTGATGGTGTCACGCCGCGCCGCCCACGGCCGTTACCAGGACCTGCTGGCCTGGCTGCACGAAGGCGAGCAACTGGCCACCGACTTCCCCGGCTACCTCGGCTCGGGCATCCTCGCCCCACCCCGCGACAGCGACGAATTCCAGATCATTTTCCGTTTCAGCGACGAGCCCACCCTGCACGCCTGGGAGCATTCCGCTTCGCGCCGGGCCTGGCTGGCTCGCGGCAATGGCCTGTTCGAACGCCCCAAAGAGAGGCGCGTCAGCGGTATTGACGACTGGTTTGGCACCAACATGGTGCAAAAACCACCGCGCTGGAAGCAGGCTGTGGCTATCTGGCTGGCCTTCTTCCCGGTCTCGCTGCTGTTCAACGTGGTGTTCGGGCAGTGGCTCTCAACGCTCGAACTGCTGCCCCGGGTCATGCTCAGCACGCTGGCCCTGACCCCGGTAATGGTCTATCTGTTCATCCCGCTGTCCACCCGCCTGCTGGCCAACTGGTTGCACGCCACGCCATCCGCCAGCCCGGCACTGCGCAGCCGCTGA
- a CDS encoding CidA/LrgA family protein, whose translation MKPALLKKPLRLLAELTVLLALFLFGGQLAAWLGWPIPGGVMGLGLLLLLFACGIVKPATLQLGAGWLMAEMLLFFIPALMSLLDYGSLVRSEGWRILLVIAVSTLMVMVVTAVTVELVCRWRLRHES comes from the coding sequence ATGAAACCTGCGTTACTGAAAAAGCCCCTGCGCCTGCTCGCCGAGCTGACGGTTCTGCTTGCCCTGTTCCTGTTCGGTGGCCAGCTGGCCGCCTGGCTGGGCTGGCCGATCCCCGGCGGGGTGATGGGCCTGGGCCTGCTGTTGCTGCTGTTCGCCTGCGGCATAGTCAAGCCGGCCACCTTGCAACTGGGTGCAGGCTGGCTGATGGCGGAAATGCTGCTGTTCTTCATCCCGGCACTGATGAGCCTGCTCGATTACGGCAGCCTGGTGCGCAGCGAAGGCTGGCGCATCTTGCTGGTCATCGCCGTGAGTACCCTGATGGTCATGGTGGTGACCGCCGTGACCGTGGAGCTGGTGTGCCGCTGGAGGTTGCGCCATGAGTCTTGA
- the folM gene encoding dihydromonapterin reductase: protein MNSPILVTGASQRVGLALALELAQAGHTVVSASRSLQPQSAHPNIVQFQADLCRKADREALIDHLQRNYDGLRAIIHNASLWLDDDLDNLDTMFRLHVEAPYHLNLALGELLNKVDKADIIHICDETSSRGSKGHIGYAATKAALQNMVLSFAEKYAPTVHVNGILPGLLILKEGGDEAYRQQTLKKALLEFEPGAGPLIETVKYLLASQYSTGSQVVINGGRHLKNRMI, encoded by the coding sequence ATGAACAGCCCAATTCTCGTCACCGGCGCCAGCCAGCGCGTCGGGCTGGCCCTGGCCCTCGAACTGGCTCAGGCCGGCCATACGGTGGTCAGTGCCAGCCGTAGCCTCCAGCCGCAGTCCGCGCACCCGAACATCGTGCAGTTCCAGGCCGACCTCTGCCGCAAGGCCGACCGTGAAGCGTTGATCGACCACCTGCAGCGCAACTACGACGGCCTGCGCGCTATCATCCACAACGCCTCGCTGTGGCTCGACGACGACCTCGACAACCTCGACACCATGTTCCGCCTGCACGTCGAAGCGCCGTACCACCTCAACCTGGCCCTCGGCGAGTTGCTGAACAAGGTCGACAAGGCCGACATCATCCACATCTGCGACGAGACCTCCTCGCGCGGCAGCAAAGGCCACATCGGCTACGCCGCGACCAAGGCCGCGCTGCAGAACATGGTGCTGTCATTCGCCGAAAAATACGCGCCCACGGTGCACGTCAACGGTATCCTGCCGGGCCTGCTGATCCTCAAGGAAGGCGGTGACGAGGCCTACCGCCAGCAGACCCTGAAAAAGGCCCTGCTGGAATTCGAACCCGGCGCCGGGCCACTGATCGAGACGGTGAAGTACCTGCTTGCCAGCCAGTACAGCACCGGCAGCCAGGTGGTCATCAACGGTGGCCGCCACCTGAAGAACCGCATGATCTGA
- a CDS encoding IclR family transcriptional regulator: MAKASSPADNGKQKVRSAEVGTDILKALAELSPSTSLSRLAEHVQMPASKVHRYLQALIASGFAEQDAATNHYGLGREALRVGLAALGSIDVLKVAALPLSQLRDELNESCFLAVWGNQGATVVSIEPAVRAVTVVTQIGSVLPLLSSSTGLVFAAHLPERETGELRDRELAALQQSASDYDGLLAGIREQGLHHVHGLLMPGVDALSAPVFNAMGQIAAVMTVVGPTSIFHADEHGPAAQRLLAATRDTSWRMGYSPAA; the protein is encoded by the coding sequence ATGGCCAAAGCCAGCTCCCCCGCCGACAACGGCAAGCAGAAGGTCCGTTCGGCGGAAGTCGGCACCGATATCCTCAAGGCCCTCGCCGAACTGTCCCCGTCCACCTCACTGTCACGCCTGGCCGAGCATGTGCAGATGCCGGCGAGCAAAGTGCACCGCTACCTGCAGGCGCTGATTGCCAGCGGTTTTGCCGAACAGGATGCCGCCACCAACCACTATGGACTGGGGCGTGAAGCATTGCGTGTGGGGCTGGCGGCGCTGGGCAGCATCGATGTGCTGAAAGTCGCGGCGCTGCCGCTGTCGCAACTGCGCGATGAGCTCAACGAGAGTTGCTTCCTTGCGGTCTGGGGCAACCAGGGCGCCACCGTGGTGAGCATCGAGCCCGCCGTGCGCGCGGTCACGGTGGTGACCCAGATCGGCTCGGTGCTGCCGCTGCTCAGCTCCTCCACCGGCCTGGTGTTTGCAGCCCATTTGCCCGAGCGTGAAACCGGGGAGCTGCGTGACCGCGAGCTGGCCGCGCTGCAACAGAGCGCCAGCGACTATGACGGCTTGCTGGCAGGGATCCGCGAACAGGGCTTGCACCACGTACACGGCCTGTTGATGCCTGGGGTGGATGCGTTGTCCGCGCCCGTGTTCAACGCCATGGGGCAGATCGCGGCGGTGATGACCGTGGTCGGCCCGACCTCGATCTTCCATGCTGATGAACACGGCCCGGCAGCTCAGCGTCTGCTGGCTGCAACGCGGGACACCAGCTGGCGCATGGGCTACTCGCCGGCGGCCTGA
- the fahA gene encoding fumarylacetoacetase: MNQTAIARSWVEHANGHRDFPLQNLPLGIFSRPGEAQRCGVAIGDAILDLEAVLAAGLFSGQAKAAVEATRGGALNAFFALGRGARVALRERLQVLLGEHSDQQAALKAALYPASECQLHLPAKVGDYTDFYVGIQHATNVGKLFRPDNPLLPNYKYVPIGYHGRASTLRPSGTEVRRPKGQTLPAGHTEPSFGPCARLDYELELGIWIGQGNDIGQAIPIAEADQHLAGLCLLNDWSARDIQAWEYQPLGPFLSKSFITSISPWVVTAEALEPFRCAQPARPDGDPQPLPYLLDPRDQARGAFDIELEVLLLTERMREQGLPAHRLALSNTLNMYWTVAQLIAHHSVNGCQLQPGDLFGSGTLSGTTPDAYGSLLETTVGGKQPVELASGEVRKFLEDGDEIILRARCKRDGVASIGFGECRGKIIAAN, translated from the coding sequence ATGAACCAGACCGCCATTGCCCGTAGCTGGGTCGAGCACGCCAACGGGCACCGCGACTTCCCGCTGCAGAACCTGCCGCTGGGCATCTTCAGCCGCCCCGGTGAAGCGCAGCGCTGTGGCGTCGCCATCGGCGATGCCATCCTTGACCTGGAAGCGGTACTGGCCGCTGGGCTGTTCTCTGGCCAGGCCAAGGCTGCGGTGGAGGCCACCCGTGGCGGTGCGCTGAATGCCTTCTTCGCGCTGGGGCGTGGCGCCCGGGTAGCGTTGCGTGAGCGCCTGCAGGTGCTGTTGGGCGAACACAGCGATCAGCAGGCCGCGCTCAAGGCTGCGCTGTATCCGGCCAGCGAGTGCCAACTGCACCTGCCGGCCAAGGTCGGTGACTACACCGACTTCTACGTCGGCATTCAGCACGCCACCAACGTCGGCAAGCTGTTCCGCCCTGACAACCCGTTGCTGCCCAACTACAAGTACGTACCCATCGGCTACCACGGCCGCGCTTCGACCTTGCGCCCTTCGGGTACCGAGGTCCGCCGCCCGAAAGGCCAGACCCTGCCCGCCGGCCACACCGAGCCGAGCTTCGGCCCCTGCGCGCGCCTGGACTACGAGCTGGAACTGGGCATCTGGATCGGCCAGGGCAACGACATTGGCCAGGCCATTCCGATTGCCGAGGCCGACCAGCACCTGGCCGGCCTGTGCCTGCTCAACGACTGGTCGGCGCGGGATATCCAGGCCTGGGAATACCAGCCGCTGGGCCCGTTCCTGTCGAAGAGCTTCATCACCTCCATTTCGCCCTGGGTCGTCACCGCCGAAGCGCTGGAGCCTTTCCGCTGCGCCCAGCCGGCCCGCCCGGACGGCGACCCGCAGCCGCTGCCTTATCTGCTCGACCCGCGTGACCAGGCCCGTGGCGCCTTCGACATCGAACTGGAAGTGCTGCTGCTCACAGAGCGCATGCGCGAGCAGGGCTTGCCGGCTCATCGTCTGGCATTGAGCAACACCTTGAACATGTACTGGACCGTGGCCCAGCTGATTGCCCACCACAGCGTCAACGGTTGCCAGCTGCAGCCCGGCGACCTGTTCGGGTCGGGCACCCTGTCCGGCACCACGCCAGATGCCTACGGCAGCCTGCTGGAGACCACCGTGGGCGGCAAGCAACCGGTGGAGCTGGCCAGCGGCGAGGTACGCAAATTCCTCGAAGACGGCGACGAGATCATCCTGCGCGCCCGCTGCAAGCGCGATGGCGTGGCCAGCATCGGCTTCGGTGAATGCCGCGGCAAGATCATCGCAGCCAACTGA
- a CDS encoding MerR family transcriptional regulator, which yields MTKQGRNPAIEAGLQHQDLFPIREVSRLTGVNAVTLRAWERRYGLIQPTRTDSGHRLYSQADIDDIRRILGWLERGVAVSKVGSILARGQMLTHGAVLADCTARWQAQVREAVHRFDALALDSLFDQVFAALSQDQVFSEVFMPVWHDLAAGQGVFGLASEWLLLDQFLRGRVFARLQLARLPRGHNVVLAPLPGPCLELELLVTGLLLASDEVGVCLLMPGQVLDELPLVCERLKPDALVLFANHPPGGGLGKRLTRMAAGLQCPLLLAGEAAEGAQDGLAGSPVACLGAEVELMRRRLRQYLAGQLDT from the coding sequence ATGACCAAACAGGGACGTAACCCGGCCATCGAGGCGGGCCTGCAACATCAGGATTTGTTCCCGATCCGTGAGGTTTCCCGCCTGACCGGCGTCAACGCCGTGACCTTGCGCGCCTGGGAGCGCCGCTACGGGCTGATCCAGCCCACGCGCACCGACAGCGGCCACCGGCTGTATTCCCAGGCGGATATCGACGACATCCGGCGCATTCTCGGTTGGCTTGAGCGCGGCGTGGCCGTAAGCAAGGTCGGCAGCATCCTGGCCCGTGGCCAGATGCTCACCCACGGTGCGGTTCTGGCTGATTGCACGGCACGCTGGCAAGCCCAGGTGCGCGAGGCGGTGCATCGCTTCGATGCCCTGGCCCTGGATAGCCTGTTCGACCAGGTGTTTGCGGCACTCAGCCAGGACCAGGTATTCAGTGAAGTGTTCATGCCCGTCTGGCACGACCTGGCGGCGGGGCAGGGGGTGTTTGGCCTGGCCAGTGAGTGGTTGTTACTCGACCAGTTCCTGCGCGGTCGGGTGTTCGCTCGCTTGCAGCTCGCTCGTCTGCCGCGTGGCCACAACGTGGTGCTGGCGCCGTTGCCCGGGCCATGCCTGGAGCTGGAGCTATTGGTGACCGGCTTGCTGTTGGCCAGCGATGAAGTGGGTGTGTGCTTGCTCATGCCTGGGCAGGTACTGGACGAGTTGCCGCTGGTGTGCGAGCGGCTCAAGCCGGATGCGCTGGTGCTGTTCGCCAATCACCCACCCGGTGGCGGCCTGGGCAAGCGCCTGACGCGCATGGCAGCAGGGCTGCAGTGCCCGTTGCTGCTGGCCGGCGAAGCGGCTGAAGGTGCCCAGGATGGCCTGGCGGGAAGCCCGGTGGCATGCCTTGGCGCAGAGGTTGAGCTGATGCGGCGGCGCTTGCGCCAGTACCTTGCCGGTCAGCTCGATACCTGA